GCCAAACGGCGATTGAGCAGCGCTTCGCGGCGGATCGGCCACCAGCGATACAGGAAGATATCGACCGGATGCCACATCGCGATCCAGCCGACGATGGTGAGCCCTTCCTCGATCCAGGCGAGCCAGGGCGAGTCCGTCGCGGCCGCGATGATCTCGCGCGCCAGCGTGCACGCGGCGAGGAACATCAAGCCCATGAAAAAGGCTTGGCGGCCTTCCGCCAGCCGCAGGCGCAGATCGCGCCACGCCATCTCCTCGCGCCATTCGAAATAGGCGCGGATCGCGGTTTCGAGGCCGCGCACCTCCTCGCTCTCCGCCTCGGCCGACGGCAACTCGATCGCGAGTTCGAGGGCCGCGTCGTGCGACAGATCGCGCGCCCGGCCGACGATATAGGCGACGGCGTCGGGATCGAGGTCCTTGTCGTGGAACGGCGCGGGATCGAGGCTTTGGAAAAGCTGGCGGACCGTGTGCAGCCGAAGCTCGATCCGTTCGGGCGCATCCGTCATCGCGCAACACCCTTCCCGCGCCCGACGGCTTTGCCCGAGGCATCCCAGAACGCGCCTTCGTCGGCGCGCTTGTAGATGCGCAAGATCAGCTCTTCGATCTTGGGATGCGCCTCGCGCGCGGGGCGCGTGCGTTCCAGCGTCTGGTCGCGGGTAACGCCGATCTCCGCCCAGGACAGGCCTTCCGACAAATAGGATTGCAGGAACCCCTGCACCCGGTCGCAGGCATTGGCGAGCTTCGCCTCGGGCGTTTGCTTCGCCTCGAATTCGCGCCACAAACCGTCGAACTCGGCGCCCAAATCGGGCGGTAGCGATCCGAACAGCTTTTTGGCGGCCGCGTCTTCCTTCGCCGCGGCCGCCGCGCGCGCGGCGACGTCGTAAGCTCCGGCGTCGCCCGCATAGATCTCGACCAAATCGTGGACCAGCACCATCGACAGCATCCGGGCAAGATCGCCGGTGAACTTGGTTTCGCGCGCCAAAACCATGGCGACCAACGCCATATGCCAGGAATGCTCGGCCGAATTCTCGCGCCGGGACATATCGCCCAGCAACGCACGGCGTTCGACCTTCTTGAAACGGTCGACGAGAGCGAGAAAATCGAGGATAGAGTCGAGGCGGTCGGTCATGGCACCGAGTTTATCAGGGGCTTTCCTTTGGCGTTGCTCGAAATCGTTCTGATCATGCTGGCGGTCGCCGTCGCGTTGGGCCGCTTTTCCGACGTGCTGCGCCTGCCCTACCCGGTGCTGCTGGTCTTCGCCGGCATGGGGCTCGCTTTCGTGCCCGGCCTGCCGGATGTGCGCCTCGACCCCGAACTGACGCTGGCGCTGTTCCTGCCGCCCTTGCTGTTCGCCTCGGCCTTCTACACATCGTGGCGCGATTTCCGCATGTATATAAGGCCGATCCTGCTGCTCGCGATCGGCCTCGTCTTCGCGACGACGCTCGGCGTCGGGCTCGTGTTCAAATGGCTGGTGCCGGACGTGCCCTGGGCGGCGGCGTTCCTGCTCGGCGCCATCGTCTCGCCGCCCGATGCGGTCGCGGCCGCCGCGATCATGGAGCGGTTGAAACTGCCAAGGCGCATCGTCGCGATCCTGGAGGGCGAAAGCCTCGTCAACGACGCGACCGGCCTTGTGCTCTACAAATTCGCGCTCGCCGCCGTGTTGACCGGCACGTTCTCGGTCTGGGAAGCGGCGGCGACGTTCACGATCTACGCCGCCGGCGGGACGGGACTGGGCGTCGCGTTGGGATTCGGCGCCGTCGCGGTGATGAAACGGCTCGACGAAACGCTGTTGCAGATCGTCGCCTCGTTCATCATTCCCTATGTCGCCTTCCTGCTGGGCGAGCAGATCCATGTCTCGGGCGTTCTCGCGGTCGTCGCCGCCGGCCTGGTGATCGGCTGGCACGTGCCCGAACTCGCCAGCGCCGAAGCGCGCATGCAAAGCAACATGGTGTGGGGCGCGGTCGTGTTCGTGCTCAACGCCATCGTGTTCATCCTGATCGGATTGGAGCTCGACGGCATTCTCGGCCGCTTGAGCGCCTATTCCATGACCGAGCTGATGACCTGGGCAGGCGCGATCTCGGTCGCCGCGATCGTCATCCGGATGCTTTGGGTCTTCCCCAACGCCTATGTCCCGCATCTGTTCGAAGCGGTGCGCCGTATCGAGCCCAAGCCGCCGGTCGCGATGACGCTCATCATCGGCTGGTGCGGCATGCGCGGCGTGGTCAGCCTCGCGGCCGCGCAAGCGATCCCGCATTTCGCGGCGGCGGGCGAGCCGTTCCCGGCGCGCGACCTGATCGTGTTCCTCTCCTTCGCGGTGATCTTCGCCACGCTGATCGTGCAAGGCACGACGCTGGGGCCCCTGATCCGCATGCTCAAATTCGGCGGCGACCGCAACGAGGAAGCCGAAGAAGAAACCGCGCGACGCAAAATGGCGCATGCGGGTTTGACCGAGCTCGAAGATCAAGCGCAGCACGATATTGTGGCACTGGATTTGGCGCCGACGCTGCGGCGCATCTATCAGGCGCGCTTGCTGGAACAGGCGCCGACGCAGGACGATTTGGATTTCGCGCAAGCCCGCGCCCAGGCGCGCCATGTGCGCGAGGCGCTGCTGGCGGCCGAACGCAAACGTCTGTTGAAGCTGCGCCGCGAGCGCGAAATCGGCGACGGCGTGCTGCACAAGCTGCTGCGCGAACTCGATATCGAGGAAATGCGCCTCGCGACCAACCGCGATTTCTGACGTTTGCGTCATCCCGGCCGAGCACCGCGAGAGCCGGGATCCCGGGTCGCGCGCGGGCTTCGCCGCGCTTGCCCGGGATGACGATTAGGGC
This genomic interval from Alphaproteobacteria bacterium contains the following:
- a CDS encoding Na+/H+ antiporter, with product MALLEIVLIMLAVAVALGRFSDVLRLPYPVLLVFAGMGLAFVPGLPDVRLDPELTLALFLPPLLFASAFYTSWRDFRMYIRPILLLAIGLVFATTLGVGLVFKWLVPDVPWAAAFLLGAIVSPPDAVAAAAIMERLKLPRRIVAILEGESLVNDATGLVLYKFALAAVLTGTFSVWEAAATFTIYAAGGTGLGVALGFGAVAVMKRLDETLLQIVASFIIPYVAFLLGEQIHVSGVLAVVAAGLVIGWHVPELASAEARMQSNMVWGAVVFVLNAIVFILIGLELDGILGRLSAYSMTELMTWAGAISVAAIVIRMLWVFPNAYVPHLFEAVRRIEPKPPVAMTLIIGWCGMRGVVSLAAAQAIPHFAAAGEPFPARDLIVFLSFAVIFATLIVQGTTLGPLIRMLKFGGDRNEEAEEETARRKMAHAGLTELEDQAQHDIVALDLAPTLRRIYQARLLEQAPTQDDLDFAQARAQARHVREALLAAERKRLLKLRREREIGDGVLHKLLRELDIEEMRLATNRDF
- a CDS encoding HD domain-containing protein encodes the protein MTDRLDSILDFLALVDRFKKVERRALLGDMSRRENSAEHSWHMALVAMVLARETKFTGDLARMLSMVLVHDLVEIYAGDAGAYDVAARAAAAAKEDAAAKKLFGSLPPDLGAEFDGLWREFEAKQTPEAKLANACDRVQGFLQSYLSEGLSWAEIGVTRDQTLERTRPAREAHPKIEELILRIYKRADEGAFWDASGKAVGRGKGVAR